From the Solanum stenotomum isolate F172 chromosome 4, ASM1918654v1, whole genome shotgun sequence genome, one window contains:
- the LOC125861196 gene encoding acetyl-CoA-benzylalcohol acetyltransferase-like — protein sequence MFQAKNLTKLNTRLYTMSQITTQNLNGTCIQIEILNEKLIKPSLPTPNHLNSYKLSFFDQIAPNFAVPLLYFYPPVPPENSHLQRVEEVHKQLQNSLSEVLTKFYPLAGRLSEDGTSIECHDQGVIYLEAKVNCQLNEFLDKAYKDSDLVKIFVPPIRIRLAELPNRPMMAIQATMFEHGSLALAVQIVHTSCDGFSGCAITDEWAKVSRMEKGNVRNLQFRSDLGEVFPPRDNIFEMIKKGRPRGYEMKIATRIFMFDEIAISKLKENVNKYMSYSSRVEVVTALIWRSLMRVVRLRQGHNRPSMLQFAINLRGRGSPKVVGEDQNFFGNFYLDIPIKYVSSHSNQDPELHEIVTLIRNAKNKVVSEIANASSEEIFSILIESLNQIREGYNDDEIDLYPTSSLCKFPLNESDFGWAKPIWVSRVNVPFQMFFLMDSKNGIEARVCLIEDDMIKLEKDVDIVEFSYVPK from the exons ATGTTTCAAGCTAAAAATTTAACCAAATTAAACACTAGATTATACACTATGAGCCAAATAACAACACAAAATTTGAATGGTACTTGTATTCAAATTGAAATCTTGAATGAAAAACTTATAAAACCATCGttaccaactccaaatcatcTCAATTCCTACAAGTTATCATTTTTTGATCAAATTGCTCCTAATTTTGCTGTGCCCCTTCTTTACTTCTACCCTCCAGTTCCACCAGAAAACTCCCACCTACAACGCGTCGAAGAAGTTCATAAACAACTACAAAACTCACTGTCTGAAGTTCTAACCAAGTTCTATCCACTTGCTGGAAGGTTGTCTGAAGATG GTACTTCCATTGAATGTCATGACCAAGGGGTTATTTACTTGGAAGCAAAGGTGAATTGCCAATTGAATGAATTTCTAGATAAAGCATACAAAGATAGTGACCTTGTCAAAATCTTTGTACCACCTATAAGAATTAGGCTAGCTGAATTGCCAAATAGACCAATGATGGCAATTCAGGCCACCATGTTCGAACATGGTAGCCTAGCGCTAGCCGTGCAAATAGTCCACACATCATGTGATGGATTCTCTGGCTGTGCTATCACCGATGAGTGGGCTAAGGTTAGTCGAATGGAGAAAGGGAATGTGAGAAATTTACAATTTCGTTCGGATTTAGGGGAAGTATTTCCACCTAGGGATAATATTTTCGAGATGATTAAAAAAGGTAGGCCTAGAGGATATGAAATGAAAATTGCTACCAGAATTTTCATGTTTGATGAAATTGCAATATCTAAGTTGAAGGAAAATGTGAACAAGTATATGAGTTATTCATCAAGAGTTGAAGTTGTGACTGCACTTATTTGGAGAAGCCTAATGCGTGTTGTGAGGTTGAGGCAGGGTCACAATAGGCCATCCATGCTACAATTTGCCATAAATTTAAGAGGAAGAGGATCTCCAAAAGTAGTAG GGGAAGATCAAAACTTTTTTGGAAACTTCTACCTTGACATTCCAATCAAATATGTGTCATCTCATAGCAATCAAGATCCAGAATTACATGAAATTGTAACCTTAATTAGGAATGCAAAGAACAAAGTTGTATCAGAAATTGCAAATGCTTCAAGTGAAGAGATTTTCTCAATATTAATTGAGTCATTGAATCAAATAAGAGAAGGGTATAATGATGATGAAATTGACCTTTATCCAACTTCAAGTTTGTGTAAATTTCCACTAAATGAGTCTGATTTTGGATGGGCTAAACCAATTTGGGTGAGCAGAGTAAATGTGCCATTTCAAATGTTCTTCTTGATGGACTCAAAAAATGGAATTGAAGCTAGAGTTTGCTTGATTGAAGATGATATGATTAAGTTGGAAAAGGATGTTGAtattgtggagtttagttatgTGCCAAAGTAG
- the LOC125861197 gene encoding tubulin alpha-3 chain-like, with the protein MRECISIHIGQAGIQVGNACWELYCLEHGIQPDGQMLSDKTVGGGDDAFNTFFSETGAGKHVPRAVFVDLEPTVIDEVRTGTYRQLFHPEQLISGKEDAANNFARGHYTIGKEIVDLCLDRIRKLSDNCTGLQGFLVFNAVGGGTGSGLGSLLLERLSVDYGKKSKLGFTIYPSPHVSTSVVEPYNSVLSTHSLLEHTDVAILLDNEAIYDICKRSLDIERPTYTNLNRLISQVISSLTTSLRFDGALNVDVNEFQTNLVPYPRIHFMLSSYAPVISAEKAYHEQLSVAEITNSAFEPSSMMVKCDPRHGKYMACCLMFRGDVVPKDVNAAVATIKTKRTIQFVDWCPTGFKCGINYQPPSVVPGGDLAKVQRAVCMISNSTSVAEVFSRIDHKFDLMYAKRAFVHWYVGEGMEEGEFSEAREDLAALEKDYEEVGAELEDEDGGDEGDEY; encoded by the exons ATGAGAGAATGCATTTCAATCCACATCGGACAGGCCGGAATTCAGGTCGGAAATGCATGCTGGGAGCTTTATTGCCTTGAACATGGCATTCAG CCTGATGGCCAGATGCTGAGTGACAAGACTGTTGGAGGAGGTGATGATGCATTTAACACCTTCTTCAGTGAAACTGGAGCTGGAAAGCATGTTCCTCGTGCTGTTTTTGTAGATCTTGAGCCTACTGTCATTGATGAAGTCAGGACAGGAACGTACAGACAGCTCTTTCACCCCGAGCAACTCATTAGTGGCAAAGAAGATGCAGCCAACAACTTTGCCCGTGGCCATtatacaa TTGGGAAAGAAATAGTTGATCTTTGTTTGGACCGCATTAGGAAGCTTTCAGATAACTGTACTGGCCTTCAAGGTTTCCTGGTTTTTAATGCTGTTGGTGGTGGCACTGGTTCTGGTCTTGGATCACTTTTACTGGAGCGTCTCTCAGTTGACTATGGCAAGAAGTCAAAACTTGGATTCACAATTTATCCCTCACCACACGTCTCAACATCTGTTGTGGAGCCTTACAACAGTGTGCTTTCAACTCACTCCCTGCTTGAGCACACTGATGTTGCAATTCTTCTTGACAATGAGGCCATTTATGACATTTGCAAGCGCTCACTGGACATTGAGCGTCCCACATACACCAACCTTAACCGCCTTATTTCACAG GTGATTTCTTCTCTGACTACATCTTTGAGGTTTGATGGAGCCCTGAATGTTGACGTGAATGAGTTCCAGACAAATCTTGTACCCTATCCCAGAATCCATTTTATGCTTTCTTCCTATGCTCCGGTCATTTCAGCTGAGAAGGCTTACCACGAGCAGCTCTCAGTTGCAGAGATCACAAACAGCGCATTTGAACCCTCTTCTATGATGGTTAAGTGTGACCCTCGCCATGGCAAGTACATGGCCTGCTGTCTCATGTTCCGTGGTGATGTTGTGCCAAAGGATGTCAACGCTGCTGTGGCCACCATCAAGACCAAGCGCACTATCCAATTTGTCGACTGGTGTCCTACTGGTTTCAAGTGTGGTATCAACTACCAACCACCTTCCGTGGTTCCTGGAGGCGACCTTGCCAAGGTGCAAAGAGCTGTGTGCATGATCTCTAACTCAACTAGTGTTGCAGAGGTCTTCTCTCGCATTGACCACAAGTTTGATCTGATGTATGCCAAGCGTGCTTTTGTGCACTGGTACGTTGGTGAGGGTATGGAGGAAGGTGAGTTCAGTGAAGCCCGTGAGGACCTTGCTGCTCTTGAAAAGGATTACGAGGAGGTTGGTGCTGAATTGGAAGATGAAGATGGCGGCGATGAAGGAGACGAGTACTGA
- the LOC125862873 gene encoding amino acid permease 6-like produces the protein MASEFEKNSTNMYVEQSPKGLENGQVQKNVDDDGREKRTGTVLTASAHIITAVIGSGVLSLAWAMAQLGWVAGPVILFLFSFITYFTSTLLADCYRFPGPGSGKRNYSYMEVVRSHLGGFKVQLCGIAQYGNLVGITIGYTITASISMKAVVRSNCFHKEGHQASCTVSNYPYMVIFAIIQIILSQIQNFHKLSWLSILAAVMSFAYSLIGLGLSIAKVAGAGHHVKTSLTGTIVGVDVSGSQKVWRCLQSIGDIAFAYAFATILIEIQDTLRSPPAENKVMKRASLVGVFTTTLFYVLCGTIGYAAFGNNAPGNFLTGFGFYEPFWLIDFANVCIAIHLIGAYQVFCQPIYGFVEGRCSEKWPDNKFIKSQHDINIPWFGVYNLNYFRMLWRTIYVIITAIIAMIFPFFNAILGLIGAASFYPLTVYFPIEMHIAQRKIPKYSFKWIWLHILSWACLIVSLVAAVGSIEGLTQDLKTYKPFKPQDHD, from the exons atggcaTCAGAATTTGAGAAGAATAGTACCAATATGTATGTAGAACAATCACCAAAAGGACTAGAAAATGGACAAGTTCAGAAAAATGTTGATGATGATGGGCGCGAAAAAAGAACAG GGACCGTGCTAACGGCGAGTGCTCATATAATAACTGCGGTGATTGGGTCAGGAGTGTTGTCACTAGCATGGGCAATGGCTCAGCTAGGGTGGGTGGCTGGTCCTGTTATTCTCTTCCTCTTTTCTTTCATCACCTATTTTACTTCAACGTTGCTCGCCGATTGTTATCGATTTCCGGGCCCCGGCTCTGGCAAGAGAAACTATAGTTACATGGAGGTTGTCCGCTCTCACTTAG GAGGATTTAAAGTGCAACTTTGTGGAATAGCTCAATATGGTAATTTAGTAGGAATTACCATTGGATACACAATTACTGCATCTATCAGTATGAA gGCAGTAGTAAGGTCAAATTGTTTTCACAAGGAGGGGCACCAAGCTAGTTGCACAGTATCAAATTACCCATATATGGTTATTTTTGCAATAATACAAATAATTCTAAGCCAAATACAAAATTTCCATAAACTTTCATGGCTATCAATTCTTGCAGCAGTTATGTCTTTTGCTTACTCTCTTATTGGTCTTGGACTTTCCATAGCCAAAGTTGCGG gtgcTGGGCATCATGTGAAGACTAGCCTAACAGGGACAATAGTTGGTGTAGACGTGTCAGGATCTCAGAAAGTTTGGAGATGTTTACAATCAATTGGAGATATTGCCTTTGCTTATGCTTTTGCCACCATTCTCATTGAAATACAG GACACATTGAGATCACCACCAGCAGAGAACAAAGTTATGAAGAGAGCATCACTTGTTGGAGTTTTTACCAcaactttattttatgtgttATGTGGTACAATTGGCTATGCAGCCTTTGGCAACAATGCTCCTGGAAATTTTCTCACTGGTTTTGGTTTCTATGAACCCTTTTGGCTAATCGATTTCGCTAACGTTTGCATCGCCATCCACCTCATCGGAGCTTACCAG GTATTTTGCCAACCAATATATGGCTTTGTGGAGGGTCGTTGTAGTGAAAAATGGCCAGataacaaattcattaaatcCCAACATGACATAAACATCCCATGGTTTGGTGTTTACAATCTTAACTATTTTAGGATGTTGTGGAGGACAATATATGTTATAATAACAGCAATAATTGCTATGATTTTCCCATTTTTCAATGCAATATTAGGCTTAATTGGGGCAGCTTCATTTTATCCATTAACTGTTTATTTCCCAATAGAAATGCACATTGCACAAAGGAAAATACCTAAATATTCATTCAAATGGATATGGTTACATATATTGAGTTGGGCTTGCTTGATTGTGTCACTTGTTGCTGCTGTTGGATCCATAGAAGGCCTTACACAAGATCTCAAGACATATAAGCCCTTCAAACCTCAAGATCATGATTGA